CGCCGAGGTAGTTCCGGAACCCGTCGGACGCCGGTTCGAGGACCTCGAAGGACTCGACGTCGGTCTGTTCCTGCGAGGCGTCGGTGCGCCCCGGTTCGAACGGCACGTCGACGTCGTAGCCGGCGTCCGCCGCCGCCTGCTCGACGGCGACGTTGCCGCCCAGCACGATCAGGTCGGCGAGCGAGACCCGCACGTCGTCGTCGCGCGCGTTGAACTCCTCCTGAATCCCCTCGAGGGTGTCCAGGACGGTCGCCAGCTGCTCGGGCTCGTTCACCTCCCAGTCACGCTGCGGCCTGAGACGGATGCGGGCCCCGTTCGCGCCGCCGCGCTTGTCGCTGTCGCGGTACGTCGACGCCGCCGCCCACGCGGTCTTGACCAGCTGCGAGACGGACAGGTCGGAGGCGAGGATCGCCTCCTCGAGTTCGGCGACCTCCTCCTCGCCGACCAGTTCGTAGTCGGCGTCGGGGATGGGGTCCTGCCACAGCATCTCCTCGTCCGGGACCTCCGGGCCGAGGAACCGGGTCGGCGGGCCCATGTCGCGGTGGATGAGCTTGTACCACGCCTTCGCGAAGGCCTCCTGGAACGCCCTCGGGTCCTCCTGGAAGCGCTCGATGGCCTCGCGGTAGTCGGGGTCACGCTTCAGCGCGATGTCCGTCGTCAGCATCATCACGTCTTCCTTCTCCGACGGGTCCTCGGTGCCCGGCGCGGCGTTGTCGAGTTCGTCGTTCGTCGTGGTCCACTGCCACGCGCCGCCGGGACCCCTCTCGGGCTCCCACTCGTAGTCGAGCAGGTTGTCGAGGTAACTCGAGTCCCACCGGGTCGGCGTGGTGTTCCACGGCCCTTCGATACCGCTGGTGATGGTGTCGCCCCCCTTGCCGGAGCCGTGGCTGCTCTCCCAGCCGAAGCCCTGCTGCTCGATGGGGGCCGCCTCGGGCTCGGGACCGACGTGCTCGTCGGGGTTGTCGGCGCCGTGGACCTTCCCGAAGGTGTGGCCCCCGGCGATGAGCGCGGCCGTCTCCTCGTCGTTCATCGCCATCTTGCCGAAGGACTCCCGGATGTTCGTCGCGGACGCCTCCGGGTCCGGGTTCCCGTCCGGTCCCTCGGGGTTCACGTAGATGAGCCCCATCACGGTGGCGGCGAGGTTCCCCTCGAGTTCGCCCTCGGCCTCGAAGCGCTCGGACGCCTCCCACTCGTCTTCGGGCCCCCAGTCGACGGCCTCGTCGGGTTCGTAGGCGTCCTCGCGGCCGCCGGCGAAGCCGAACGTCTCGAACCCCATCGACTCCAGGGCGACGTTCCCGGCCAGGACGATCAGGTCGGCCCACGAGAGCTTCTGGCCGTACTTCTGCTTGACCGGCCAGAGCAGTCGGCGCGCCTTGTCGAGGTTCGCGTTGTCGGGCCAGCTGTTGAGGGGCGCGAAGCGCTGGGTCCCGCCGGACGCGCCGCCGCGGCCGTCGGTGGTGCGGTACGTGCCGGCGCTGTGCCACGCCATCCGGATGAACAGCGGTCCGTAGTGGCCGTAGTCGGCCGGCCACCACTCCTGGGAGGTCGTCATGACCTCCTCGAGGTCCGCCTTCACGGCCTCGAAGTCGAGTTTCTCGAACTCCTCGGCGTAGTCGAACTCCTCGCCCATCGGGTCGACTGGCCGGCCGTTCTGGTCGAGGACATCCAGACTCAACCGGTTCGGCCACCAGTCCTGGTTGGACTTTCTCATCACCCACCAATTACGGCCGTCGCGTGTTAAGAGTGTCTAATTGGGTGAGGAAATCTTCGCTATCACCAAAGCAATCTATCGTGTTCGCTAACTTTCGTTGGCGTCGGGGGTCGCGTTCGACGCCGGCACCTGCGGGAGAACGGTTCGAATCGACCGTGTTCG
The nucleotide sequence above comes from Halomarina ordinaria. Encoded proteins:
- the katG gene encoding catalase/peroxidase HPI, producing the protein MRKSNQDWWPNRLSLDVLDQNGRPVDPMGEEFDYAEEFEKLDFEAVKADLEEVMTTSQEWWPADYGHYGPLFIRMAWHSAGTYRTTDGRGGASGGTQRFAPLNSWPDNANLDKARRLLWPVKQKYGQKLSWADLIVLAGNVALESMGFETFGFAGGREDAYEPDEAVDWGPEDEWEASERFEAEGELEGNLAATVMGLIYVNPEGPDGNPDPEASATNIRESFGKMAMNDEETAALIAGGHTFGKVHGADNPDEHVGPEPEAAPIEQQGFGWESSHGSGKGGDTITSGIEGPWNTTPTRWDSSYLDNLLDYEWEPERGPGGAWQWTTTNDELDNAAPGTEDPSEKEDVMMLTTDIALKRDPDYREAIERFQEDPRAFQEAFAKAWYKLIHRDMGPPTRFLGPEVPDEEMLWQDPIPDADYELVGEEEVAELEEAILASDLSVSQLVKTAWAAASTYRDSDKRGGANGARIRLRPQRDWEVNEPEQLATVLDTLEGIQEEFNARDDDVRVSLADLIVLGGNVAVEQAAADAGYDVDVPFEPGRTDASQEQTDVESFEVLEPASDGFRNYLGGEDDRSAEEQLVDRADLLDLTTDQMTVLVGGMRALNANYQGSDLGVFTDEPETLTNDFFVTLLDMSYEWEPLSESDAKDVMEWASPSDAQEVYELRDRETGEREWTGSRVDLVFGSNARLRAIADVYGADDAEEKFVHDFVDTWHKVMTLDRFDLE